One Brachyspira pilosicoli P43/6/78 genomic window carries:
- a CDS encoding electron transfer flavoprotein subunit beta/FixA family protein, with protein MKIVVCIKQVPDTTEIKLDPVKGTLIRDGVPSIMNPDDKGGLEEALKLKDKYGAHVTVVTMGPPQAEAILREAYAMGADRAILITDRKFGGADTLATSNTLAAALRTLEYDIIISGRQAIDGDTAQVGPQIAEHLQIPQVSYAKEIQYNEADKSLTIKRVIEDGYYLLNVQLPALVTVLSEANSPRYMRVKGIVEAYDKEVEIWSSETIKIDPSLIGLTGSPTKVKKSFTKGAKQAGKVFEVDTKEAVNIIIEKLKEKFVI; from the coding sequence ATGAAAATAGTAGTTTGTATAAAACAGGTTCCAGATACAACTGAAATTAAACTAGACCCTGTAAAAGGTACATTAATAAGAGATGGAGTTCCTAGTATAATGAACCCTGATGATAAAGGCGGATTAGAAGAGGCTCTAAAATTAAAAGATAAATATGGTGCTCATGTAACTGTAGTAACTATGGGACCTCCTCAAGCTGAAGCTATATTAAGAGAAGCTTATGCTATGGGAGCTGACAGAGCTATACTTATAACAGATAGAAAATTCGGCGGTGCTGATACTTTAGCTACTTCCAACACATTAGCTGCTGCTTTAAGAACTTTAGAATATGATATTATTATTTCGGGAAGACAAGCTATAGACGGCGATACTGCTCAAGTTGGTCCTCAAATTGCTGAGCATTTACAAATACCTCAAGTTTCTTATGCTAAAGAAATTCAATACAATGAAGCTGATAAATCATTAACTATAAAAAGAGTAATAGAAGATGGATATTACTTGCTAAACGTTCAATTACCAGCTTTAGTAACAGTATTATCAGAAGCTAATAGCCCTAGATACATGAGAGTTAAAGGAATTGTTGAAGCTTATGATAAAGAAGTTGAAATTTGGTCTTCTGAAACTATAAAAATTGACCCTTCTTTAATAGGTCTTACTGGCTCTCCTACAAAAGTAAAAAAATCATTTACTAAAGGAGCTAAACAAGCTGGTAAAGTATTTGAAGTGGATACAAAAGAAGCTGTTAATATCATAATTGAAAAATTAAAAGAAAAATTTGTTATTTAA
- a CDS encoding acyl-CoA dehydrogenase, whose translation MEFNLSKTHELFRQMIREFAEKEVKPLATEVDEEERFPVETVKKMAEIGLMGIPIPKEYGGAGGDNLMYAMAVEELSRVCGTTGVILSAHTSLGTWPILQFGTDAQKQKYVPKMASGEWLGAFGLTEPNAGTDAAGQQTTAVLDEATQEWVINGSKIFITNSGYADVYVIFAMTDKSQGLKGISSFIVEKDTPGFTVGKKEKKLGIRGSATCELIFENARIPKENLLGELGKGFKIAMMTLDGGRIGIASQALGIAQGALDETVAYVKERKQFGRTIANFQNTQFQLANLEVKVEAARLLVYKAAWRESNHLPYSVDAARAKLFASETAMEVTTKAVQLHGGYGYTREYPVERMMRDAKITEIYEGTSEVQRMVIAGNLLK comes from the coding sequence ATGGAATTTAATTTGTCTAAAACACATGAACTTTTCAGACAAATGATTAGAGAATTTGCTGAAAAAGAGGTAAAACCTTTAGCAACAGAAGTTGACGAGGAAGAGAGATTCCCTGTTGAAACTGTTAAGAAAATGGCTGAAATTGGACTTATGGGTATACCTATTCCTAAAGAATATGGCGGAGCTGGCGGAGATAACTTAATGTACGCTATGGCTGTTGAAGAATTATCAAGAGTTTGCGGTACTACTGGTGTTATTCTTTCTGCTCATACTTCTCTTGGAACTTGGCCTATATTACAATTCGGTACAGACGCTCAAAAACAAAAATATGTTCCTAAAATGGCTAGCGGTGAATGGCTTGGAGCATTCGGACTTACAGAGCCAAATGCAGGTACAGATGCTGCAGGTCAGCAAACTACTGCTGTACTAGATGAAGCTACTCAGGAATGGGTAATTAATGGTTCTAAAATCTTCATAACAAATTCTGGATATGCTGATGTATATGTAATATTTGCTATGACAGATAAATCACAAGGTTTAAAAGGAATTTCTTCATTTATAGTAGAAAAAGACACTCCAGGATTTACTGTTGGTAAAAAAGAGAAAAAATTAGGTATAAGAGGTTCTGCTACTTGCGAATTAATATTTGAAAATGCAAGAATACCTAAAGAAAACCTATTAGGAGAATTAGGAAAAGGATTTAAAATTGCTATGATGACTCTTGACGGAGGAAGAATAGGAATTGCTTCTCAGGCATTAGGAATTGCACAAGGAGCTCTTGATGAAACTGTAGCTTATGTAAAAGAAAGAAAACAGTTCGGAAGAACAATAGCTAATTTCCAAAATACTCAATTCCAATTAGCTAACCTTGAAGTAAAAGTAGAAGCTGCTAGACTTTTAGTTTACAAAGCAGCTTGGAGAGAAAGCAATCATCTTCCATATTCAGTAGATGCAGCAAGAGCTAAGCTATTTGCTTCTGAAACTGCAATGGAAGTTACAACTAAAGCCGTTCAGCTTCATGGCGGATATGGATATACTAGAGAATATCCTGTTGAAAGAATGATGAGAGATGCAAAAATCACAGAAATTTATGAAGGTACATCAGAAGTTCAAAGAATGGTAATAGCAGGAAACCTTTTAAAATAA
- a CDS encoding MaoC/PaaZ C-terminal domain-containing protein produces MFKHRIANGMLTAKLISEVLGTKLPGEGTIYMGQELKFLAPVYFGDTITATAEIIELIPEKTE; encoded by the coding sequence ATGTTCAAGCATAGAATAGCTAATGGAATGCTTACCGCTAAACTTATATCGGAAGTATTAGGAACAAAACTTCCAGGAGAAGGAACTATTTATATGGGACAAGAATTAAAATTCTTAGCTCCAGTATATTTCGGAGATACAATTACAGCTACTGCTGAAATTATAGAACTTATCCCTGAAAAAACAGAGTAA
- a CDS encoding ATP synthase subunit E: MAEDKKLDSLLERIYQDGVEKSNKKADEIISNAKNEADRIIKEAESKSEEIIKEAQRKSEELKKNTITDVRMAGEQSISALKQRVKDLVTSKVLEEGLKGAFADTAFLKDLILEVVKKWDIASGNSDVTVYFPESKKADIDAAFEKSIKSAINNATINFDKKLSNGFKIVPNNGNYQLQFTDEDFVEFFSDYIKAKTEEVIFSK; the protein is encoded by the coding sequence ATGGCTGAAGATAAAAAACTTGACTCTCTTCTAGAACGTATATATCAAGACGGTGTTGAAAAATCTAATAAGAAAGCTGATGAAATAATTTCTAATGCTAAAAATGAAGCAGATAGAATTATTAAAGAAGCAGAATCAAAATCAGAAGAAATCATCAAAGAAGCTCAAAGAAAATCAGAAGAGCTAAAAAAGAACACCATAACTGATGTTCGTATGGCAGGTGAGCAGTCAATAAGTGCTTTAAAGCAAAGAGTAAAAGATTTAGTAACCTCTAAAGTATTGGAAGAAGGCTTAAAAGGAGCTTTTGCTGATACTGCATTCTTAAAAGATTTAATTTTAGAGGTAGTAAAAAAATGGGATATAGCTTCAGGTAACTCTGATGTAACAGTATATTTCCCAGAATCAAAAAAAGCAGATATAGATGCTGCATTTGAGAAGTCTATAAAATCAGCTATTAATAATGCTACTATTAATTTTGATAAGAAATTATCAAACGGTTTCAAAATAGTACCAAATAATGGCAATTATCAATTACAATTTACAGATGAGGATTTTGTAGAGTTCTTCAGTGATTATATCAAAGCTAAAACAGAAGAAGTAATATTTAGTAAATAA
- a CDS encoding DUF2764 family protein, translated as MGSYYYLISGLPEVKLSDAKAKYDINEITQSILSSLSAKDAKFFKYLIYQNDNKNLVNAIAKQKGLFSPYTKHLEPCIFSKEEIQKYSNISNLPTYMSKFLEDNKNVEWESVRHIENSLLNLYYEEMINSGNNFIKNYALFMRDMKNVLAALNGRALGFNGDKIAKELIGDYSLISALSKSTASDFGVGREIPYINTIIETFNSSDKADPYNMENIECSLVGEFLDKLTSIKSFTTDNIFAYYINLNYAVSINGRDEEEGKKHLETLVETLKSKASL; from the coding sequence ATGGGATCATATTATTATCTTATCTCAGGTCTTCCCGAAGTGAAATTATCTGATGCTAAGGCTAAGTATGATATTAATGAAATTACTCAAAGCATATTATCTAGTTTAAGTGCTAAAGATGCTAAGTTTTTTAAATATCTTATTTATCAAAATGACAATAAAAATTTAGTAAATGCTATAGCAAAACAAAAGGGTTTATTTAGCCCTTATACAAAGCATTTAGAGCCTTGTATATTTAGCAAAGAAGAGATACAAAAATACAGTAATATCTCTAATTTACCTACTTATATGAGCAAATTTTTAGAAGATAATAAGAATGTTGAATGGGAAAGTGTTAGGCATATAGAAAATAGTTTATTGAATTTGTATTATGAAGAAATGATAAATAGTGGCAATAATTTCATAAAGAATTATGCATTATTTATGAGAGACATGAAGAATGTTTTAGCAGCTTTAAATGGAAGAGCTTTAGGTTTTAATGGCGACAAGATAGCTAAAGAGCTTATAGGAGATTATTCTTTAATATCTGCATTAAGCAAATCTACAGCTTCCGATTTTGGTGTAGGTAGGGAGATACCTTATATTAACACTATTATAGAGACATTTAACTCATCAGATAAAGCTGATCCATATAATATGGAAAATATAGAATGTTCTTTGGTAGGGGAGTTTTTGGATAAGTTAACATCTATAAAATCTTTCACAACAGATAATATTTTTGCTTATTATATAAATCTTAACTATGCCGTTAGTATCAACGGAAGAGATGAAGAGGAAGGTAAGAAACATTTAGAGACGCTTGTAGAAACATTAAAAAGCAAAGCGTCATTATAA
- a CDS encoding V-type ATP synthase subunit A produces the protein MTKGKVTAIISNLISIEVDGPVSQNEICFVSCGEAKLMAEVIKISGTSASAQVFESTRGMKLGDAVEFTGSMLEIELGPGLLGKNFDGLQNDLDKLKGVFLERGKYNNLTEDKDARYDFTPIAKVGDEVEAGDWIGAVKEGWIDHKIMVPFKFEGKGVVESVVSAGNYALEDTLAVIKDSKGEKVNVTMVQTWPVKLTIKAYKEKPRPFKLLETGVRTIDTFNPITEGGTGFIPGPFGAGKTVLQHALATNANADLIIMTACGERANEVVEIFTEFPELIDPRTGRSLMERTTIICNTSNMPVAAREASVYVGMTVAEYYRSMGLKVLLLADSTSRWAQALREMSNRLEELPGPDAFPIDLPAIISSFYARAGFVYLNNGETGSITFIGTVSPAGGNLKEPVTESTRKAARCFYALSQKRADSKRYPAVDPLDSYSKYIEYPEFVEFSDTYIEKGWSEKVIRAKDIARRGQEASDQISILGDDAVPLEYHQRLWKAELIDFVILQQDAFDKVDKNCPIERQKELLNQVMKVVEADYRFDDYSEVGTYFKRLINAFKQMNYSVYQSEEHKKYTAEMESIFAERSITHA, from the coding sequence ATGACTAAAGGTAAAGTAACTGCTATTATATCAAACCTAATTTCAATAGAGGTAGACGGACCTGTTTCACAAAACGAGATATGTTTTGTATCTTGCGGGGAAGCCAAACTAATGGCAGAGGTTATTAAAATATCAGGTACTAGTGCTAGTGCTCAGGTATTTGAATCTACAAGGGGAATGAAATTAGGCGATGCCGTAGAGTTTACTGGTTCAATGTTAGAGATTGAATTAGGACCTGGACTTTTAGGTAAAAACTTTGACGGACTTCAAAATGACCTTGATAAATTAAAAGGTGTATTCTTAGAGAGAGGTAAATATAACAACCTTACTGAAGATAAAGATGCTAGATACGACTTTACACCTATAGCTAAAGTTGGTGATGAAGTTGAGGCAGGAGATTGGATTGGTGCTGTTAAAGAGGGTTGGATTGACCATAAAATAATGGTTCCTTTCAAATTTGAAGGTAAAGGTGTTGTTGAAAGTGTAGTTTCTGCTGGAAATTATGCTTTAGAAGATACTCTTGCTGTTATAAAAGATTCTAAAGGCGAAAAAGTCAATGTAACAATGGTACAAACTTGGCCTGTAAAACTTACTATTAAAGCTTACAAAGAAAAACCAAGACCATTCAAATTGTTAGAAACTGGTGTTAGAACTATAGATACATTTAACCCTATCACTGAAGGCGGTACAGGATTTATTCCAGGACCATTCGGTGCAGGTAAAACAGTATTACAGCACGCTTTGGCTACTAACGCAAACGCTGACTTGATTATAATGACAGCTTGCGGTGAGAGAGCTAATGAGGTAGTAGAAATATTTACAGAGTTCCCAGAGCTTATAGACCCTAGAACTGGAAGAAGCTTGATGGAAAGAACTACAATCATCTGTAACACTTCAAACATGCCTGTTGCTGCTCGTGAAGCTTCAGTTTATGTAGGTATGACAGTAGCTGAATATTATAGGTCAATGGGACTTAAAGTTCTTCTTCTTGCTGACTCTACTTCTCGTTGGGCACAAGCTTTGAGAGAGATGTCTAACAGACTTGAAGAATTACCTGGACCAGATGCGTTCCCTATCGACTTGCCTGCTATTATTTCTAGTTTCTATGCTAGAGCAGGTTTCGTATACTTAAATAACGGAGAGACTGGTTCTATTACATTCATAGGTACAGTATCACCTGCAGGCGGTAACTTGAAAGAGCCTGTAACAGAATCTACTCGTAAAGCAGCTAGATGTTTCTACGCATTATCACAAAAACGTGCTGACAGTAAAAGATATCCTGCTGTTGACCCATTAGATTCTTATTCTAAATACATAGAATATCCAGAGTTCGTAGAGTTTTCAGACACTTATATAGAAAAAGGCTGGTCTGAGAAAGTTATTAGAGCAAAAGATATAGCTAGAAGAGGTCAGGAAGCAAGCGACCAGATAAGCATTTTGGGTGACGACGCAGTACCTCTTGAATACCATCAGCGTTTATGGAAAGCTGAGCTTATAGACTTCGTTATCTTACAGCAAGATGCTTTCGATAAAGTAGATAAAAACTGCCCAATAGAGAGACAAAAAGAATTATTAAATCAAGTTATGAAAGTTGTAGAAGCTGATTACAGATTTGATGATTATAGCGAAGTAGGTACTTATTTCAAAAGACTTATTAACGCATTCAAACAGATGAACTATTCTGTATATCAGTCTGAAGAACATAAAAAATACACAGCTGAGATGGAATCAATATTTGCTGAAAGGAGTATAACACATGCCTAA
- a CDS encoding V-type ATP synthase subunit B, which produces MPKAFQKVYTKLVQITKATVSLRAENVGNDEMALVAGRPAQVVKMIGDIVTLQVFQGTEGIPTNAEVVFLGRPPRLKVSELLAGRFFNAYGEPIDGGAEVEGKEVEIGGPSVNPVRRKQPSELIATGIAGIDLNNTLVTGQKIPFFADPDQPYNAVLAQVALRAEADKIILGGMGLSNDDYLSFKNTFTEAGALDKIICFINTTDDPPVERLLIPDMACTAAEYFAVEHKQKVLVLLTDMTLYADALAIVSNKMDQIPSKDSMPGSLYSDLAKIYEKAAQFPDGGSITIIAVTTLNEGDITHAVPDNTGYITEGQLYLRRDSDIGKTIIDPFRSLSRLKQLVIGKKTREDHPAVMNTLVRLYSDAANAKMKKENGFDLTEYDERCLKYAAEYSERLLAIDINIKIDEMLETGWELMSKYFSKAEVGIKESLVEQYGKWTNN; this is translated from the coding sequence ATGCCTAAAGCATTTCAAAAAGTATATACAAAATTAGTACAAATTACTAAAGCAACTGTATCTTTAAGAGCAGAAAATGTTGGTAACGATGAGATGGCTCTAGTAGCTGGCAGACCTGCTCAGGTTGTAAAAATGATTGGAGATATTGTTACGCTTCAGGTTTTCCAAGGTACTGAAGGTATACCTACAAACGCTGAAGTTGTATTTTTAGGCAGACCTCCTAGACTTAAAGTAAGCGAACTTCTTGCAGGAAGATTCTTTAATGCTTATGGTGAGCCTATTGACGGAGGTGCTGAAGTTGAAGGTAAAGAGGTAGAAATCGGAGGACCTTCTGTAAACCCTGTTAGAAGAAAACAGCCTTCTGAACTTATTGCTACTGGTATTGCTGGTATTGACCTTAACAACACACTTGTTACAGGACAAAAAATCCCATTCTTCGCAGACCCAGACCAACCTTATAACGCAGTACTTGCACAGGTTGCTTTGAGAGCTGAAGCTGACAAGATTATCCTTGGCGGTATGGGACTTTCTAACGATGACTACTTATCATTTAAAAATACATTTACTGAAGCTGGAGCATTAGATAAAATTATATGTTTCATCAACACTACTGATGACCCTCCAGTAGAAAGACTTTTGATACCTGATATGGCTTGTACAGCTGCAGAATATTTCGCAGTTGAGCATAAGCAAAAAGTTCTTGTTCTTCTTACAGACATGACTCTTTATGCTGACGCTTTAGCTATAGTATCAAACAAAATGGACCAGATTCCTTCTAAAGACTCTATGCCTGGTTCATTATATTCTGACCTTGCTAAAATATATGAAAAAGCAGCTCAGTTCCCTGATGGCGGTTCTATTACTATTATCGCTGTTACTACTCTTAACGAAGGTGATATTACTCACGCTGTACCAGACAACACTGGTTACATCACTGAAGGTCAGCTTTATTTAAGACGTGACTCTGATATAGGTAAAACAATCATCGACCCATTCAGAAGTCTTTCACGTTTGAAACAGTTGGTTATAGGTAAGAAAACTAGAGAAGACCACCCTGCTGTAATGAACACTTTGGTTCGTCTTTATTCAGATGCTGCTAATGCTAAAATGAAAAAAGAAAACGGTTTCGACTTAACTGAATATGATGAAAGATGTTTGAAATATGCTGCTGAATATTCTGAAAGATTATTAGCAATAGACATTAACATTAAAATTGATGAAATGTTAGAAACAGGCTGGGAATTAATGTCCAAATACTTTAGTAAAGCAGAAGTTGGTATAAAAGAATCTTTGGTAGAACAATACGGTAAATGGACAAATAATTAA
- a CDS encoding V-type ATP synthase subunit D, giving the protein MPTLKSKEAALRLEVRKITAEIELLKDEYQKLVKQNQNYNGFWTEFPEIVKIRNVNSEQKNIAGVKVSILTGIDFDIENVSMFNMPSWIRLAINMFELLMTLQIKIEMTENRLNALAYAKEKNYSES; this is encoded by the coding sequence TTGCCTACTTTGAAAAGTAAAGAGGCAGCACTTCGTCTTGAGGTGAGAAAGATTACCGCTGAGATTGAATTACTTAAAGATGAGTATCAAAAACTTGTGAAACAAAATCAAAACTATAATGGTTTTTGGACTGAGTTTCCTGAGATTGTTAAGATTAGAAATGTAAACTCTGAGCAAAAAAATATTGCCGGTGTTAAAGTTTCTATATTAACAGGTATAGATTTTGATATTGAAAATGTCAGCATGTTTAATATGCCTTCTTGGATTAGGCTTGCCATTAATATGTTTGAGCTACTTATGACATTACAAATAAAAATTGAAATGACAGAAAATAGACTTAATGCTTTGGCTTATGCTAAGGAAAAAAACTACTCAGAAAGTTAA
- a CDS encoding V-type ATP synthase subunit D: MLRKKTTQKVNLYEKVQIPEYKTAIIKIKRYMEDEENLSKSSQKIVKERNRAKEASL; the protein is encoded by the coding sequence ATGCTAAGGAAAAAAACTACTCAGAAAGTTAACCTTTATGAGAAAGTACAAATTCCTGAGTATAAAACAGCTATAATCAAAATTAAAAGGTATATGGAAGATGAAGAAAATTTAAGTAAGTCTTCTCAAAAGATAGTAAAAGAAAGAAACAGAGCTAAGGAGGCGTCTTTATGA
- a CDS encoding V-type ATP synthase subunit I has product MIRKMKKLSLFVFHEDREKTLNDLASLGVVHIEIANGVSSENIENIAAQKNDANRAKTIINNALSDAKKAKKDVSSLKAADTSKKASDVIDNVLQLSQSSDKLKAERDNLKKELSIIAPFGSFSFDKINNLKEKTSYDVSFFNAPIKEYQAYNFGEIFTYAVKEEAGKVYFVAFKKEGSEEVIPFDIINMPNKSYDELKTQISELDKRIEDIENDIIKNQVYIEAINKEVDSLNIQNHFEEAKESFVASEVTEGKILYVEAYVPKDKESEVKTVLDREKIAYIMEEPTKDDNVPVELKNNKYSSAYELITKLFQLPNYFEIDLTPMIAVFYPLFFAYCFGDSGYGIVLTIVALVGLFTVLKGQLRGIGILALTLGICTTIMGVINGGSFFGVSIPSNTQIPIFATLSKYLIITDIKENWFLTPFNTALLIGVLHICFALVVGVIDRIKTSSIGDIFGAIGKLLFIPSLVLWFLGDMQKMQVIKQFSSIYYVAMIVGLVFLVILSNVGKKPDVLNSILGVYFAATGIMGDTLSYIRLFALGASGSILALVINQIGMSFKAIPGVGVVIMVVFLVFGHIAIFALNILGALVHPLRLTFVEFYNNVGFEGGGKEYKPLKKVA; this is encoded by the coding sequence ATGATTAGAAAAATGAAGAAACTCTCTCTCTTTGTCTTTCATGAGGATAGGGAAAAAACTCTAAATGATTTAGCTTCTCTTGGAGTTGTACATATAGAAATTGCTAATGGTGTTTCTAGTGAAAATATAGAAAACATTGCAGCTCAAAAGAATGATGCTAATAGAGCTAAAACTATTATAAATAATGCTTTGTCTGATGCTAAAAAAGCTAAAAAAGATGTATCTAGCCTAAAAGCAGCTGACACTAGCAAAAAAGCATCTGATGTAATAGACAATGTTTTACAGTTATCTCAATCTTCTGATAAATTAAAAGCTGAAAGAGATAACCTTAAAAAAGAATTATCTATTATAGCTCCTTTTGGAAGTTTTAGTTTTGATAAGATTAATAACTTAAAAGAAAAGACTTCTTATGATGTATCATTTTTTAATGCTCCTATAAAAGAGTATCAAGCTTATAATTTTGGAGAGATATTTACTTATGCTGTAAAAGAAGAGGCTGGTAAGGTTTATTTTGTTGCTTTCAAGAAAGAGGGCAGCGAAGAGGTTATTCCTTTTGACATTATCAATATGCCTAATAAATCTTATGATGAATTAAAAACTCAAATATCTGAACTTGATAAAAGAATAGAAGATATTGAAAATGATATAATAAAAAATCAGGTATATATAGAAGCTATTAATAAAGAAGTTGATAGTCTTAATATACAGAATCATTTTGAAGAGGCTAAAGAGAGTTTTGTAGCTAGTGAAGTTACTGAAGGCAAGATACTTTATGTTGAAGCTTATGTACCTAAAGACAAAGAGTCTGAGGTAAAAACAGTACTAGACAGAGAAAAAATAGCTTACATAATGGAAGAGCCTACAAAAGATGATAATGTACCTGTTGAGCTTAAAAACAATAAGTATTCTTCTGCTTATGAGCTTATTACAAAATTGTTCCAATTGCCTAATTATTTCGAGATAGATTTAACTCCTATGATAGCAGTTTTCTATCCGTTATTTTTCGCTTATTGTTTTGGGGACTCTGGTTATGGTATAGTATTAACTATAGTAGCTTTGGTAGGATTATTTACTGTGTTAAAAGGACAATTAAGAGGTATTGGTATACTTGCTTTAACACTTGGAATATGTACTACTATTATGGGTGTTATAAATGGAGGAAGTTTCTTTGGTGTAAGCATACCTTCAAATACTCAAATACCTATATTTGCTACTTTAAGTAAGTATTTAATAATTACAGACATTAAAGAAAATTGGTTCTTAACTCCATTTAATACAGCATTACTTATAGGTGTACTTCATATATGTTTTGCTTTAGTAGTTGGTGTTATAGACAGAATAAAAACTAGTTCTATAGGTGATATATTTGGAGCTATTGGTAAACTTTTATTTATACCAAGCCTTGTTTTATGGTTCTTGGGCGATATGCAAAAGATGCAAGTTATCAAACAATTTAGCTCTATATATTATGTAGCTATGATTGTTGGTTTGGTATTTTTAGTAATACTTTCTAATGTTGGTAAAAAGCCAGATGTATTAAACTCTATACTTGGTGTTTATTTTGCGGCAACTGGTATAATGGGTGATACACTTTCTTATATACGTTTGTTTGCATTAGGTGCTTCTGGTTCTATATTGGCATTAGTAATAAACCAAATAGGTATGAGTTTCAAAGCTATACCGGGTGTTGGTGTTGTTATAATGGTTGTGTTCTTAGTATTTGGACACATTGCAATATTCGCATTAAACATACTTGGTGCTTTGGTACACCCTTTGAGATTAACATTTGTAGAGTTCTACAATAACGTTGGTTTTGAGGGCGGCGGTAAAGAATATAAGCCACTTAAAAAGGTAGCTTAA
- a CDS encoding ATPase — translation MNTALLLGYIGAGIMVGMSGIGSAVGTSISAMTTVGALKKNKDAFGSCLVLSALPGTQGLYGFAAFFIMQPYLTADITIFQGAAILGAGIAVGLACMVSAIFQGKVCANGVEAIGNGYDVFGNTIIVAVFPELYAIVSFATAFLISGVLGA, via the coding sequence ATGAACACAGCGCTTTTATTAGGATATATAGGAGCGGGTATAATGGTAGGTATGTCTGGTATTGGTAGTGCGGTTGGTACTTCTATTTCTGCTATGACTACTGTTGGAGCTTTGAAAAAAAATAAAGATGCATTTGGTAGCTGTCTTGTTTTAAGTGCTTTGCCTGGTACACAAGGTCTTTATGGTTTTGCTGCTTTCTTCATTATGCAACCTTATTTGACTGCTGACATCACTATCTTCCAAGGTGCTGCTATATTAGGTGCTGGTATTGCTGTTGGTTTAGCTTGTATGGTTTCAGCTATATTCCAAGGTAAAGTTTGTGCTAACGGTGTTGAAGCTATAGGTAATGGTTATGATGTATTTGGTAACACTATCATCGTTGCTGTATTCCCAGAACTTTACGCTATCGTTTCTTTCGCTACAGCATTCTTAATCAGCGGTGTTTTAGGTGCTTAA
- the rpsL gene encoding 30S ribosomal protein S12: MPTINQLVRKGRKRIVNKTKSPALMKCPQREGVCTRVTTTTPKKPNSAMRKIARVRITNGMEVTAYIPGIDHTLQEHNRVLIRGGRVKDLPGCRYHIVRGSREASGVEKRMKSRSKYGTKKPKA; this comes from the coding sequence ATGCCTACAATTAATCAATTAGTAAGAAAAGGTCGTAAACGTATAGTAAATAAGACTAAATCACCTGCGTTAATGAAATGTCCGCAAAGAGAAGGTGTTTGTACTCGTGTAACAACAACTACACCAAAAAAACCTAACTCAGCTATGCGTAAAATAGCTCGTGTAAGAATAACAAACGGTATGGAAGTAACAGCATATATTCCTGGTATAGACCATACATTACAAGAACACAACCGTGTACTTATAAGAGGCGGAAGGGTTAAAGACTTACCTGGTTGTCGTTATCACATAGTTAGAGGAAGCCGTGAAGCTTCTGGTGTAGAGAAGAGAATGAAGTCTAGAAGTAAATATGGTACTAAAAAACCTAAGGCTTAA
- the rpsG gene encoding 30S ribosomal protein S7 gives MARRRRAQTRKINADPIYGSVVISKFINKLMYDGKKSKAENIFYKAMDLVKEKTGKDGLEAFNEAINNIKPQVEVKSRRVGGSTYQVPVEVRPDRQNSLAFTWLIDASRKRGGRSMIERLSNEIADAIEGKGQAVAKRDTVHRMAEGNKAFAHFRW, from the coding sequence ATGGCAAGAAGAAGAAGAGCACAAACAAGAAAGATAAATGCTGACCCAATTTATGGCAGTGTTGTTATAAGTAAGTTTATAAACAAATTAATGTATGACGGCAAAAAAAGTAAAGCTGAAAACATTTTTTATAAAGCTATGGATTTGGTAAAAGAGAAAACAGGAAAAGATGGTTTAGAAGCTTTCAATGAAGCTATTAACAACATAAAACCACAAGTAGAAGTAAAATCAAGAAGAGTTGGCGGTTCTACTTATCAAGTACCTGTTGAAGTTAGACCAGACAGACAAAACTCATTAGCTTTCACATGGCTTATAGATGCTTCAAGAAAAAGAGGCGGAAGAAGCATGATAGAGCGTTTATCAAATGAGATAGCTGATGCAATAGAAGGTAAAGGTCAAGCAGTTGCTAAGAGAGATACAGTACATAGAATGGCTGAAGGTAACAAAGCATTTGCACACTTTAGGTGGTAA